The Geotoga petraea genome segment ATGTCCTATGAAGCATCAAAAAATTTACAGGATTTAATAGAAAATATCCTTGATTTTTCAAAAATAGAACAGGGGAAAATAGAACTAAACAAAACAAACTTTAACTTAAAAAATTTACTGGATGAGATTATAGAAAACTATAAGATGAAAAACGAAAATAACGTTGATATAAACTTTGATTATAATTCAGAAATAGATGTTTTTTATGCTGATAAAGTAAAGATATATCAAATAATAAATAATATTTTTGGAAACGCTTATAATCACACTGAAAGTGGATATATTTCACTTAAATTCAAATCAGAAAAACATTTAAATGATGAATATAAATTGTGTTTTACAATTGAGGATACAGGAAAGGGAATTAGTGAAGAAAATTTAGAGAAAATTTTCAAAGAATTTTATCAGGTTTATAGCGAAAATCAAAGAAATTATTCTGGAGTTGGTTTAGGGTTACCTATATCAAAAAAGTTAATAGAAATGATGGATGGAGAAATTAATGTAGAAAGTTTAATTGATAAAGGGACAAAAATTAATTTTTCATTTTTTGTTGAAAAAGGTCAATTACATAATGAGAAAAAAACTGGTTTTGCAAAAATACTTTTTAATAATAACAAAGTTTTGTTGGTAGAAGATAATAAAGTAAATCAAGAAATTCAAAAAAGAATATTACAAAATTATGATTTAAATGTAGACGTAGTAGACAATGGACAAGAAGCGGTAGAAATAATAGAAAATAACCCGAATAAATATGAAATAATTTTTATGGATATATCAATGCCTGTTATGAATGGTTTTGAAGCTATAAGTTATTTAAGGAACGAAGTATCAGAAAATAAATTCAAAATAATAGCTTTAACAGCTTTTACTTCTAGCATTGATAGAAAAAAAGTTTTTGATTTTGGTTTTGATGATTTTATACCAAAACCAATTGAAGAAAATGAACTTTTAAGAATATTGAAAAAATTTTTGAAGGACGAAAAACAGAATCAAAATAAAATTGAAAATATAACTAAAAATAAAGATATATTAGATCTATTTATAAAAGATTTAGAAGAAAAAATCCCTTTAATAGAGAATTACTATGATGAGATGAATTATGGAAAAATGTCTGAAATTTTTCATCAAATTAAAAATCCTTTTAAGTATTTAAAATATGAAGAAATGTATGAAGTAGCAAAAGAATTAGAAAAAGTTGCAAAGAACAATGATAAAAATGAAATAAAAGTATTATACCCTGAATTTAAAGAAAAAATCGAAGATTTTATAAAAGAAAATAAGGAGTGATTTATGTGAACAACACTCTAGACGAACTACTCTATGGAATTGGTCAAGAATTAAAACCATCCCTTCTAAAAGGGATAATTGCGTTAAAAAATGGAGAAGAATATGTTCAAATAAGCACATATGATGGATTAAAAAATAGTTTGAGAGATGACCAAAAAGGGATCACTTTTTTATTAAATAACAGGTTAAATGATATTATAAATCAAAATAGTTTCTTTTCAAGAGAAATTAATGTAGACGACTTTAGGGAGCAGTTTTGGTGGGTTCTCTCAGAGTTGAGACAAAAAGAAGTAAACCTTTTTATAAAGCCTCTTTATAAGCCTCTTATTAACAATTTAGAGGAAATAGGTGTTATAATTTTTATTTCATTAAACAATTTAACGGTTGAAATTAATGATATATTGGATAGAGAATACATGTTGATAAATGAGGCTTCATACAATTTGTATAAAAAATATGAAAAAAATAACATAATCCGTGTTTTTATAAATAGTATGGTGAAAATGTTAAAACAAGATCATCCTAAAATATATGAACATTCTTTAAGGACATCTGATCTTACAACATTAATAGCCCAAACTCTACATTTAAAAACAGATGAGGTTGAGAAATTGAGAAATGCTTCTATTATTCACGATTTTGGAAAAGTATTTTTATCAAAATCTGACCAAAGTTATAATCAAGATTTAAAATCTATAGAAAATCAAATATACTATTCTCATACAGATAAATTATTTGAACTTTTTAAAAACAATCCTTATATGAAAGAAGTTCTAAATATATCTTACAAACACCATGAAAAACCAAATAAAAAAGGATATTATGGGCTGGGAGAGGAAGATTTAGGGATATTAGATAATATACTCATTATTAGTAATGTTTTTGACAATCTTTTTCATAAAGAAAATGACACAAAAACTGTAAAGCAAGTACTGGAAAAAATGGAATTAATGGCTGATAGAAGAGAAATAGATAAAGATATTTTTCAAAATTCTAAAGAAGTTATTTCTTCTTTTTATGGAGGCTTTTTACATTTTTCTCCTACAACATCAATAGGAGTTTCAAAAAATATACATATACAAGACCCAGTCAAGAAAGAGGAAATGCATAAAGCGGAAATAATTAATTCCCTTGGGAATTTAATCATCATTAATTTTGAAAAAAACCCTGAGTTCTCTTTGGGTAGAAATCTTATTTTTATGTGTGATGTTGGAGGTTTGATAGAAAAATTTAACGCGAAGATTATATCAAAAACAAAAAATGATTATACTCTACTGATTTGGGTTAAAGAAAAAAACAAAAATAAAACATTAAAAATATATTGGAACGAAGAAGCATCTTTACACAAACTTCCTATTGAATTTAAATCTTTAGAAAATATCAATTTAGAAAAAAACTTTGATCAAAAAATATTAATAAGAAAATTGGGTGGGGAAGAATTAGTTTTTCAAAGTGAAGAGGAGATAATAACTGGTGAAAAAAGAATTATTAATTTTGAATATAAAGGTGAAAGAATACTGATTCCTGGAATAATAAAAAGCAAAATACATGAAACCAGTAATATAATATATTTTTTTGAATATTTAGAAATGAAAGATAAAGATTTGAGCAAAGTGTATAGGGCAATTTTCAAAAAACAAGTTGAATTAAAATTAAAAGTATAAGGGGGATATTTTTATGAACAATAAATCAATATTTGTTATAGAAGATTATGATATAGATTACGAAATAATAAAAAAAGAAATGGAAGAAAATGGAATTATTAATGAAATCAAAAGATTCAAAAATGCAGAAGATGCTATTAAAGAATTAGAAAAAAAAGAAAAACCTTCGATCATATTGTTGGACATAATGCTTCCAGAAATGAATGGTATAGACTTTTTAAAAGCTGTTAAAAAAGAAAAACTTTTAGAGGGGATTAAAGTTATAGTTTTAACAAAAAAAGAAGAAGACAAAAATAGGATAGATTCTTTCAACCTTGGGGCAGTTGGCTATATGAATAAACCTTTTGATATAAATGATTTTATAAATATAGTGAGATCAAATGGAGAATAATTTTAAAATAACTTTTATAAATAACAAAAAACTATTGGAATACAAAGATGAAGATATGAAAATATTATTTACAACAAAAGATTTTGGTTCATTTTCAACTAATGATGCAAAGGGATATAAAGAATTACTTCAAGAAATTAATCTTGAAGATAACGTTTTGATTCTTTCAGACCAAGTTCATGAAAACCACGTTGAAACAATTAAAAAAATCGAAAAAGAAGTATTGAAGCTCAAAGATACAGATGGAATGGTAACAAATCTTTCTAAAACATCTCTTTGCACAGTTTACGCAGATTGTGTCCCTCTCTTTTTTTATGATAAAACGAAAAAAGTAATCGCCAGTTCTCATTCAGGCTGGAAAGGAACAGAAAAAAACATAGCAAAAGAAACTATAGATAAAATGAAGACCAATTATGGATGTAAGCCAGAAGATATAAAATGCTTGATAGGCCCTTCAATATCTCAGAAAAATTACGAGGTAGATGGAAAAGTATTCCAAGCAATAAAAAATGTGACTGATACAGAAAAAATAGCAATAAAGCAAGGAGAAAAATACCTTATAGATTTATGGCAAGCGAACAAGATGTTGATTGAAAAAGAAGGTATACCTACTGAAAATATAACGATCTCTGGATTTTGTACCTATGAATTTAGCGAACTTTTCTACTCATATAGACGTGAAGGTCAAAATGCGGGAAGAATGACTGGGATAATAACCATTTTATAAAATTATATTATAAAACCATCGTGCAGAGGAACATTCACGATGGCAACACAACTTATATGGGTAAGTTATGATTCATTTATATACACACAATCTGTTAGGACCTTATCACCTTTTTGAACATCATTTGCAAAAGCCTCGCAATTTTTAGAACCGCAAGCTCCACAATTCATACCAGGTAATTTTTCCAGGACAGGGTTATAATTTTCTTCTGTTTCATCCAATATTTCTTCTCTGCTAACAATCTTGCTTACAAAAAATGACATTACCAATATTGCGGGGATAGTCAATAGATATCTTGTTAGTGCGAAGCTAATTCCAAGAAAACTAGATTCAACCATGAACATCACTATTTTAATTACAGCCCAAGAGCTTATTATGATAACAGTGTTGGCAACAGAAGCACCCTTTTTTAATAACGAATGAGTTACTGGAAAGGCTGCATAAATTGGACCAGCTGAAAAGGATCCTATTATAAAAGAATAGATTTTGCCTTTTATTCCAGAGCCATCGCCAAAATGTTTAATTATCACTTCTCTTGGTACCCATTGGTTAATTAAAGCGGATATTATCATTATTGCTGGCATGATTTGGAGCATTTCTAAGAAAAACCCTTTTGTAATATTCAAAGCTTCAAAAAAAGCGTTTGGGTTATAAATAGGGGTTGTAAATATCAACAAACCAGCTATTATTATAAATTTGTATTTTTTTATTTTTTCAATCATAGTATGACCCCCATGAGAATAGCTATTATTATCGCCATGAAAAATGCGGTTATATTTCTAACTATACTGAATTTTTTCTTGAAATACTTTTTTTCAATTGGAAATGTTGCAAAACCTACCATCGTCAATGTTGTTATAAAAGCAGCTATAGCTGTTAAGTTAGCTCCGCTTGTATACAAAGATTTAGATAATGGGAAAGCTATAAAAGCTGGAATGATAGTTACAGTACCTATAAGAGCACCCCATAAAGTACTTACAAATTCGTTGGCGCTTCCCAAAAGGTTACGAATATAACTCTCTGGAATGATTGCCAAAACCCAACCTATTATCGCCATTATTCCTACTATCTCTATCAACATTTCTTTCATCATAACCAAAGCATTTTTCAAAGTATCTTTAGTTTTTGGGACATCTTTTTTGAAAGACCATGCAAGAAACCCGCCTGCTCCGAATATTAGTAAAATAGTTGTCAAATTGTCCACCTCCGTAATTTTATTATAAGAAAAAAAATAAAAAAATACCGTGATCTATATCACGGTATAATATATTGAGGTGATTATATTGAATTTGGTTGATTTAATCAAGAAAGAATTTGATATCAAAAAGATGAACAAAATTTTTCTAAAGAAAGGAAGTATATATAAGAAACCAACAGATGAAATCAACAACATAACTTATTTGATTTCAGGGAAGTTGAAAATTGTAAAATACCTCCCATCTGGAAAAGAGCTAATAATAAGACACATTAATAAAAACAATACTTTTGCTGAAACATTGCTATTTTCTGTATCCAATTATCCTGCATATATAATAGCAGATATCGACTCAAAAATTGTAGAAATAAGTAAAGAAAAGATTTTGGAACATTTATCAGATATCAAGTTTACAACCGAATATATAAAATCTATTTCTGATAAAATAAAAGTTCTAACCGATAAAATAGAGTTTCTCTCTTTTGAAAATACGAAGAAAAAATTGGCTTATTATTTGATAAACCTTTATGAATTTCAAAAAAGCAAACATATATACATAGATAAATCTAAAGCAGAAATAGCCAGAATTTTCGGTTCTACAAGAGAAAATATATCAAGAAATTTTTCATCATTCGAAAAAAATAAAATCATCAAAATAATAGATAATCGTAAAATTGAACTAAAGAATATAGAAGTTTTAGAGGATATTCTTCTTTCATAAATTATAATTCTATAGTTATTTCATCTATTATTACAGCTTTTCCGCCAACTTTGACTTTTTCATATATTCCTTCTTTTGATTCTACAATTGCTTTTATTTTTGATGGCTTTTTCATTTTATATCCTTGTTCAAAAACCATTTTTTTGTTAGGTTTGTAAATCCCCTGTTCAACAAAATAACTCGCTAGAGCACCACTTGCTGTACCTGTGGCTGATTCTTCTTTAATCCCCAAATTGGGTGCAAAATTTCTGCAAGAGGCATGAAAATTTTTTCTCTCCAAGTTAAAAATATGAAAACCCGCAGAATCGTTTTCAACACATATTTTAGCAATTTTATCGAAATTTGGAATTAAGAAGTTCATTTTGTCAAAAGATTTTATTGGAACAATTATATCTTTCAACCCTGTGGAAACTATTTGGACAGGGTATTCGGAATAAAAATCTTCTACAGAAATATTCAAAGCTTCTGCAATTATTTTTTTGTCTAAGTATTCTCCAAAATAAGGGATATTCTGGTCCATCATGATTTCTTCGTTTATGCTAACATCTATACCCAATAAACCAGCTTTAGTTTCTTGGTTGTATTTGCCGGGGGATATGATTCCCTTTTTATTCAATAGTGAAAAAGTAGCTATTGTTGCATGTCCGCATAGATCAACTTCATCAACAGGTGTAAAAAATCTTACTTTAAAGTCAGCTTTATCTGATTTTGAAACAAAGGCTGTTTCTGAATAGCCTACTTCTTTTGCAATGTACTTCATTTCTCCTTCTTTTAAATTGTCTGCGTTTAACACAACTCCAGCAGGATTTCCGCCATTTATACTATCAGTAAATGATGATAATCGGTAAACTCTTATTTTCATTTTTTAACAACCTCCTCCTGATTATTATAACAGAAATTAGTTAGTTGATTAAACAAAATATTAATATAGTAATTAAGGTTATATGTTATTAGTTCTTTAATTTAAACAAATATTACAAATATTGCCGTAATAAATCTATTATGTGATTATTTTTTTATTTTGAAGTATAATAAACGTGAATAACTAAAAAGGGAGGCATATAAAGTATGGCTGATTTTATTGATTACATAATTCATGGGGATGATATGCAACTTGTAGAAATTGAATTAGACCCTGGTGAAGGCGTCAGGGCTGAAGCTGGAGCTATGATGTATATGGAAAATGATATAGAAATGCAAACAAACACTGGCGGTGGAGTTTTTAAAGGTTTGAAAAGAATGTTCACTGGAGAAAGTTTCTTTATAACAAATTTTGTACATAGAGGTTCTGGAAAAGGTCATGTGGCTTTTGGAGCTCCTTATCCTGGAAAAGTAGTACCTATTGATCTTGTTGCTTTTAATGGAACTTTCATTTGTCAAAAAGATAGTTTCCTGTGTGCTGCTAATGGAATTGAAATTGAAATTGAATTAACTAAAAAATTAGGAACTGGGTTATTCGGTGGTGAAGGATTCATTCTTCAGAGGTTAGAAGGTCATGGGATGGCTTTTATCCATGCTGGTGGAGCTTTAATTAAAAGACATTTACAACCTGGAGAAATTTTAAAAGTAGACACTGGTTGTATTGTTGGATTTGAAAAAACAGTTGATTATGATATTAATTTTGTTGGCGGTTTTACCAACGCATTGTTTGGAGGAGAAGGTTTATTTTTGGCAACTTTAAGAGGACCAGGAGTTGTTTATTTACAATCATTACCTTTTTCAAGACTTGCAGATAGAATTATGGCTGGTGCAAGAAAAACCGGAACTACAAAAGGTGAGCAAAAAGGATTTTCTGGAATAGGTGGAAATATTTTTGGTGGTTTTTTAGGTGGAGATAATAACTATTAAAAAAATAAATCCTGCTTAGCAGGATTTATTTTTTTGACATCGATTCTTTTATTTTTTCTTCAAGGGCTTTATAAGCTTTGTTTGGTTTCGAAATATTCATTGTGACCTTTTCCATTGGGCACATATCGTCACCTGTTTTGTTCAAAATATATTTCACTTCTTCATCATAAGTGTATGGGAAATCTTTGTCATTAAAAACTTCCATTGCAGTTTCGCTCATTATATAGCCATGAACTTCTTTTGCTTTGGCATATAACATCAATAAAGCTGCTGCTTTACCAATAACTTTATCTGCTATAGAAGATTCCTTCAGCATGGATTTATTTTCTCTTATGATTTTAATCAAAGGTTTTATTCCATCTTCTTGAGAAGCGGCAATGATGTGACCGTCTTTAACTGCCACAAAACTATAATTCCCTTTTTCTAAAAAATCTTTAGCTTTTTCTATATCCTTCATTTAGTGAACCCCTTTTTTCTAAAATTTGAACTATTAGAGGAATTAAAACAATCTGTAGGATTATGCCCGGTAATCCTGATACAACAGCTCCCCAAACAGTTATTCCATTAGGAATATTCATCATAAATATATTGGAAAGAACTATAATCCCTAATCCATAAGTTAATCTACCAAATAACATTGCGGTTATCAAAGAAAGGAACATATTCATCCTTTTCTTTTCAAAAAGATATCCTGAAATTAGTCCGTATACGGGCAATTCAAACATCATTAAAAAAAGTATTGGCACTGGAGAAATAGGAGGCATTCCAGTCAAAAGAGAACTCAAAGCTGGAGTTAAAAAGCCTGCTAATAACCCATATAAAGGGCCTGCTATGAACCCAGTTAATAGAACTGGGATGTGCATAGGTAACAAAATGCTTCCCAAATTAGGCCCCCCAATCAAATGAAAAATCTGAGGCAATAACACACCAAGTGCTATCATTATTGCAGCTGTGATCATTTTTCTTGTCCTTGAATTCATAATTCACCTCTTATAATATATTTACTTTGTTATTATACATTAAAATGATTTGTATTACAAACTATATTTAGTCTTTTAAGGAACTAATAGCCAGAAACAATAAGGGTGTTGTGAGTAATGATAACATATAAACCTTTTGATAATTCAATTCTCCATCGAGTAGATAAACGTAAAATAACCCCATTGAAATTATAAAATATCCAAAAAATCCACCTATTTTAGATTTTGTAGCAATAACAGTTGCCAACAAAATAAATGCTGGTAAAATAAATTCTTGAGGTATAGAAAATCCATGTGAAACAAATGTGTATAAAAATAATAATAGAGTGATAATATATCCAGCTCTTTTTATAAGTATGTCTCGACCTCTTAAAAAAAGTGTTCTAAAAAGATTGGTATATATTAAAGGGATTAATATAAAGATTTCCAAAAATATGGGTTTAATTTCCAATTGTAACGATACACTTACAATTGCTATGGAAATTATTATGAAGAGTGAGTGCATAGCAGATTTGTTAAAAACTATTTTTCCTTGATCATCAAGTTTGTTGTATTTTTTATATTCCATAAACAAAATAATAAAAAACAATAAAAAGTAATACCCGTTGAAGTTTGAAAGATATAAAATTGATATTATTCCCAAAAGTTCTAATAAAGACCATGTTCTAATTTTCATTTTTTCACCCCTTGTGAATAAAATGTAAATTTAAGGGTTAACTCTTAAATTTACAAATATTTAACAAAAATAAATAAAAAAACAGCTTGACATTTAGTTTGCTTAGCGTAATATAATATATATGAAAATAGTCTCACCCACTATGTATGCTACATAATTTTTAAGAGAGGGCGTTATTAAATTAACGTCCTCTCTTATTATACAACATTTCTACATGAGGGATGTTATCCTCAAGGTAAACGTCTGAAACTGTATCAAAACCAAAACTGTTATAAAACTTTTCCAGATACTTTTGGCCAGATAACCTTATTGATGTTTCTCCCCACTTTTGTTCAACAAAATTTATAGCATTTTTTAAGATCTTCTTGGCATAACCGTTACCTCTATAATTTTTATTTACTATGACTCGACCTATTGAAACCTCGTCATAAGAGACACCTTTTGGTAATATTCTTAAATATGCAATTATTTCATCTTTTTCTTTTATAAAATGATGAATAGCTTTATAATCTTTTCTGTCAAGTTCTGGATAAGGGCAATTTTGTTCCACAACAAAGATATCTATTCTTAATTTAATTATCTCGTATAATTCTTTTTTTGTTAGTTCATCAAAATTCTTATAATATTCCATTTTCGACCTCCAAAATACAAAAAAAGACTTCGCATTTTTGCGAAGCCTAAAATTCACTATCATTACAATGATAACATGAAAATCAAAAAATGTAAATAAATTTAATATAAAATGATAATTAAAAAATTAAGACTTATTTTCTAAAAAAATACTATTAGTTTTTCATTTTTTTGTTATAATATATGTGTATATTAAAATTAGGAGGTTTTATCGTGAAAATAGGATTTTGTGGTTGTGGAAACATGGGGTCTGCAATACTTGGAGGTTTAATCGAATCAAAAATTGTAGTAGAAGACGACATATTTATTTATGAACCAAATGATGATAATATAGAAAAAATCCATAATTCGTATGGTCAGGTGAATTTTCTAAAAAGCAACATCGACGTTGTTGATAAAAGTGAAATTATTTTTATCGCAGTTAAACCATATATGTATAAGACTATTTTAGAAGATATAAAAGATAAGTTGAACAAAGAAAAAATAGTTATAACTATAGCTCCTGGAATATCTATAAAAGAAGTAAAAAATATAATAGAAAATAAAGCTAAGGTTGTTAGAACAATGCCAAACACACCAGCATTAGTAAGAATGGGTATGACAGCAGTGAGCTTTGATGAATTAATCGAAGATTCTGAAAAACTTGATGTGATTTCCTTATTGGAGAGTTTTGGAGAGGTGGAAGTAATAAATGAAGGCTTAATGGATCATATTCCAGCTGTTTCCGGGTCATCCCCAGCATATGTTTACATTATGATAGAAGCTATGGCAGATGGAGCAGTTAAAGCTGGAATTCCAAGGGATAAAGCTTATAAATTTGCAGCACAATCTGTTATGGGTGCTGCAAAAATGGTTATTGAAACGGGTAAACACCCAGGAGAGCTTAAAGATGCAGTGTGTTCACCAGGGGGAACAACGATAAAATCCGTTGCAAAATTGGAAGAAAAAGGATTTAGAAGTGCAATTATTGAAGCTATGAAAGAATGTTACATGTGATTTTTTGATTAATTATATTTTAACTTTCATCCGATAATATTAATACATGGAGGTGAAAGTTATGAGAATAAACAGGATAAATGAAATTGAAAGAAAATATTCTGAAAGAACTCAGCCAGTTACAAATGACAGAGTTGAAGGAGTAAAAGATAATTATAAGCAATTTCAAGAGCATCTCCACAGAGAAATGACGGAAAAGGGAAAAAATAAGAAAAAGAAGAAATCTATGCTTTTTTATCCAGACACTTTGATAAGGGATGATATAGATTATAGTAAGGTTTTGTATACAGAGCTTTCAAAAAATAAGAAAAAACACGTAATAAAAAAAGATACTTTTGAATTATTTGCAGAGAGAAATAGAAGAATAAAAAAAGGATCTAAATTAAAGCCACGATATTTTAGAGGTTAATAACAAAGCACCCATATAAAGGGTGTTTTGTTTTAATTAAAAAGGAGATAGGAGAAAATAATGAATCCATTTAAAATCATAAAAACAAGATATGTTTTCTTATTGATGATAACTTATTTGGCAGTAAATATAGTTTTTGATATATGGTTTGATGTAGAAAATAATGTTTTAGAAGCTTTATTAACTCAAATAGGATTTCAGCTGGTAATTATATTTTGGATGTTTTACGAAATGCTTCAGGTTAACAAGAGAGTTGATTTTAAAATCAAACATTTTTTTCAAGATGATCAAAAATCAAACGGGTTTTCTATAATATACTTGATTTTTCTATTCATTTCTTTGATATTCAGTGTGATAATATCTTCGTCTATTTTGCAATTAATGCCTGATTTTATCCAAGAATATCTAAATAATCTAATGACGAACTATGAAAATGCCGTAGTGTTTTCTCAAGACGCTACATTTTTAATATCAACACTTCAGTTTCTAACAATCGTAGTGCTTGCTCCGATTATGGAAGAATTTTTATACAGAGGTTTTTTGATAAATAGGCTTTCTTTAAAATTTGGTCTTGGTTGGGGAGTTTTTATTTCTACACTCCTATTCACAATAGGCCATGGAGATATAATAAGTAGCTTTATAAAAGGGTATGCTTTTTCAATTATATACGTAAAGACTAAAAGTTTAAAAATACCTATAATCTTTCATGTTTTGAACAATTTATTTGCGTTCACTCTTTTTAAAACTTTTGACGCTTCGAAAATGGATTCACTTCAGATACCTGAATTTATAGCGGTTATTTTATTTTTGCTTTTAATAATATCTTTTCCTATTTTGATTCATTTCTTCTATATGTACAGAGTTAGAGACGAAAAGATTTCTCCATTCGAAAAAATTTTTAAAGGGGATGAATTAGATGTACAGGATGAATAAAGATGGTGAATTTGATTTTATAAATACCAAAGTGAATAACAACAAATACGTAACCCCTTTGCTAACCGACTCACATTTACATGTTATTGCCTATGGTGAAAAGTTATCAAATCCAGATTTGGAATTTAAAAGTATTTTGGAAATTAAAAATATAATTGAAGCTAAGTTGAAAGATAACCCAGAAAAACTAATTTTAAGAGGTTGGTCAGAGCCTGGAGTTCCCAAAAAAGATTTTTTAGACTCAATTAACAAAAATATTCCCATGATGATGGTTCGCCGATGTGGCCATGTTGCTACTATTAATAGTAAAATGCTTGAAAAAATAGATTTTTCTGGATATGAACAATACGTTGATGAAAAAGATGGTTTTATATATGAACAAGCCCTTGAAGTAGTTTATGCTGAAATAGGGTATTATCAGAATATAGAAAAATCTTTTGAAAAAGCACAAGAAAGTTTACTTAACGAAGGCTTTGGGTTTATCCATTCTGAGGATATTCACGGTATAACAAAAGATGAACTTCCGTTTGAAAATTCTAAGATAAAAGTCTACGAAAAGATAGCTGTAAATAATTTAAAAGAATTGTATTTATTTGATGAGAAAAAATATTTTGAAGAATTTAATTCTGTAAAAGTGTATACAGATGGTTCTTTTGGTGGATGGACTGCTTTAATGAAAGAAAACTATTCAGATAAAAATACAAAGGGTAAAAAGGTTTGGAAAGATGAAGAACTAAAAAAAGTTATGGAATTTTGTGAGAAAAAACATTTGCATCTTGCCATGCATGCGATAGGAGACGGAGCCGTTGACCAGATACTTCAAATTGCAGAAAAGATTAATCCAAAATCACAGCATAGAATTATTCATTCAGCAGTCTTACACGATTATCAACTTGATTTGATAAAAAAACACCGTTTTATTTTAGACATGCAACCATCTTTTATCCCATCTGACGAACCAATTTTAAAAAGTAGACTTGGTGACAGAGTTAA includes the following:
- a CDS encoding GNAT family N-acetyltransferase, whose amino-acid sequence is MEYYKNFDELTKKELYEIIKLRIDIFVVEQNCPYPELDRKDYKAIHHFIKEKDEIIAYLRILPKGVSYDEVSIGRVIVNKNYRGNGYAKKILKNAINFVEQKWGETSIRLSGQKYLEKFYNSFGFDTVSDVYLEDNIPHVEMLYNKRGR
- a CDS encoding ECF transporter S component; this encodes MNSRTRKMITAAIMIALGVLLPQIFHLIGGPNLGSILLPMHIPVLLTGFIAGPLYGLLAGFLTPALSSLLTGMPPISPVPILFLMMFELPVYGLISGYLFEKKRMNMFLSLITAMLFGRLTYGLGIIVLSNIFMMNIPNGITVWGAVVSGLPGIILQIVLIPLIVQILEKRGSLNEGYRKS
- a CDS encoding amidohydrolase family protein, with protein sequence MYRMNKDGEFDFINTKVNNNKYVTPLLTDSHLHVIAYGEKLSNPDLEFKSILEIKNIIEAKLKDNPEKLILRGWSEPGVPKKDFLDSINKNIPMMMVRRCGHVATINSKMLEKIDFSGYEQYVDEKDGFIYEQALEVVYAEIGYYQNIEKSFEKAQESLLNEGFGFIHSEDIHGITKDELPFENSKIKVYEKIAVNNLKELYLFDEKKYFEEFNSVKVYTDGSFGGWTALMKENYSDKNTKGKKVWKDEELKKVMEFCEKKHLHLAMHAIGDGAVDQILQIAEKINPKSQHRIIHSAVLHDYQLDLIKKHRFILDMQPSFIPSDEPILKSRLGDRVNITYRFKDILDKNIDLFLSSDAPVEEPIWIRYLDILSKQNISYKQTLKMLVLSPQIIDGFDRIGDMYDRRLIFERNPFEYITMPMVEI
- a CDS encoding CPBP family intramembrane glutamic endopeptidase produces the protein MNPFKIIKTRYVFLLMITYLAVNIVFDIWFDVENNVLEALLTQIGFQLVIIFWMFYEMLQVNKRVDFKIKHFFQDDQKSNGFSIIYLIFLFISLIFSVIISSSILQLMPDFIQEYLNNLMTNYENAVVFSQDATFLISTLQFLTIVVLAPIMEEFLYRGFLINRLSLKFGLGWGVFISTLLFTIGHGDIISSFIKGYAFSIIYVKTKSLKIPIIFHVLNNLFAFTLFKTFDASKMDSLQIPEFIAVILFLLLIISFPILIHFFYMYRVRDEKISPFEKIFKGDELDVQDE
- a CDS encoding DUF1893 domain-containing protein, whose amino-acid sequence is MKDIEKAKDFLEKGNYSFVAVKDGHIIAASQEDGIKPLIKIIRENKSMLKESSIADKVIGKAAALLMLYAKAKEVHGYIMSETAMEVFNDKDFPYTYDEEVKYILNKTGDDMCPMEKVTMNISKPNKAYKALEEKIKESMSKK
- the proC gene encoding pyrroline-5-carboxylate reductase, whose amino-acid sequence is MKIGFCGCGNMGSAILGGLIESKIVVEDDIFIYEPNDDNIEKIHNSYGQVNFLKSNIDVVDKSEIIFIAVKPYMYKTILEDIKDKLNKEKIVITIAPGISIKEVKNIIENKAKVVRTMPNTPALVRMGMTAVSFDELIEDSEKLDVISLLESFGEVEVINEGLMDHIPAVSGSSPAYVYIMIEAMADGAVKAGIPRDKAYKFAAQSVMGAAKMVIETGKHPGELKDAVCSPGGTTIKSVAKLEEKGFRSAIIEAMKECYM